The Sciurus carolinensis chromosome 5, mSciCar1.2, whole genome shotgun sequence genome segment AGGatgatcacattttaaataacattttcttttatttttatttggcctTCACTTACCATGAGAACAAAGATAATTCACTCAACCaatatctatttcttttaaaaaaaaaaaaaaaaaaaaaaaagatggacataataccttttattttgttttatgtggtgctggggatcaaacctagtgcctcatgcatactaggcaagtgctctaccactgaccacaacccagccctccatatttatttctaaaatgtcaaTCATACCTCATATGTCCAACAACTTACCAGTTAAAGCTAAAATTACCTTCATATCATTTGGTCCCATTAGTCCACTTTTCTAGCCAAACAGTAAAAACAACAGCTAACATTCACAGAAATTAACACTTGCTACCCCTAATATAAAGGTTTTAAACTTTACCAAAGTCCAGTGTAGTAGAtgttttattatctccattttatgatAAGGACACTAAAGTACATGAGTTAAAAGAAATTAAGTGGAAAAATGTAACTTGCACAATTTTATCCACTATTTGCAGCAAATTCTCAGCATGGACTTAGgaacacagaaaaaatatatattcttagtCTTCTAATTCTGATTATATCAGATGttgttataatttctttaaaagcagAAGTACTTTTTTTACCCTAATTATATAATACAAATTACCTGGAGCCGAAGGTCAGACATTTGTCTTAACAGATCCTCAAAGAGTTCTCTATCATCTTCTGGTAACTCAGAGGATAAGACAACTCCCACAAAGCAACCTGCTGCTTGTAACATTGTATCAGGAAACATGTAGGCACCCACAGTACATTTCAGAACTGGTGATCTATCAGGAACCAGAGGATACAACCAGTCACAAACCTGAAAGAattagttggaaaaaaaaaaaaaaatcaataaatgatatAGATTTTCACCTAGGTTTTAATAAAATTGTTACactagaaaagaaacatttttgtttgaaacatattttaaaggttttaCAGAACCAAACATCAATAAATACCGAATGAAAATTAATCATTTGCTAGTCTGATGTTCCtgcaaaaaaatgttaaatacacTATTGCTCCTCTAATAACAGTTTTAAAACTAATGGCCTTAAATAGCCTAGTGCTAACCAAGAATGCTTCTAGTTTTCAATGCAATGATCAAAGTGAATTAATTATTCAAATTAGACATCCCTTTGTGGAAATAAACTCCAAGTCTTCTCCAGTACTACACGttatttactgattttaaaacaatCCTATGAAATTGGTATTTAAAtgataacatgaaaatataaaaactacataTTAACAGGGTACCATGTAATATTTCAATACAGGTATACCCTGCACAATGTTTAAATTggattaaacatttatttcttcaaatacttatcattctttatgctaaatactttcaaaatcctttcttctagctttttgcaATGTATGGTATATTTTTATCTGTAGTCCCCCTATTATGCAATatcacaccagaacttcttgcttctAACTATAATTTAATACCCACTGATCAATCCTTCCTCATCCCTCTCCCAACACCACCCCACACTTGCAGGCTTCTGGTAACCACATTCAACTTCCAcgagatcaacatttttagattacACATCAGTGAAACCATGGTtactgtctttctgtgcctgatttatttcacttaatgaccTCTTAATTCCATCAATACTGCCACAAATGACagggtttcattcttttttgcgTTGAAtagtattacattgtgtatatgtaccatatatCAGCAATAAATCAACTGATGGGCACTTAGTTTTCGTTTCAAAACAGTATTATTGAATTTTATGCACActgaaactgaagcacagagaggttaactaATTTGCTGATggtcaagaaataaaagtgaagcTAGGATTTGAGATCATGCAATCTGAACCAGAAAAGAACTGTTTTAATTAGAAACCCAGTACTCATAAcgtaatatattttttcttttctttttcttctttttttttttttctttttaaccccaAGAGTACCTGCCATGACAGAGGTAGAAGAGATTACTGTGAACTCACTATGTATTATGAAATTAAGGCAAAATAACATAAAGTGCTCCTGCAATGCCATCTGAGGAGGGTGTTTGTCAATACACTCCAACTTAAATTCAAATCAGGGCTATCTAAATTCAGATAAGACCAAGTTTAAATCAAAAATTTCCAAATGCATTCATTTCTAATGTGTTACATTCTTTCAGTAACCAAAATTTTACTGTGCACAACATCCAGAACGCTCTTACCATAAACAAACTTGGAAAATCAATCTATTAAAACAACATATGATGAACATAAGTCAAAGAGCATGAGAGATTTCATATGACAAATGAAAAACTCTGATACACAACCATCATCTCTGACCAACACAATATAAACATGCAGGAACTAGAATATTGAAGTGACTCCTAGAAAGTACTTAATAagcaattaaaaattctttttctttgctattcttattcttttctattcatCTCAAAAGTCACCAATTTTATAAAAGCCAAATTTCAGTTAGCTTACAATAAACTACTTCCAAAGTATAATAAACATCTATAATGAGGGAAACGATGTTAGGGAATTCACAAACTCTTAATATCTTGAGTAGTTACCTTACTTTAATATGTACCAAGAAAAAACACATCCTTTCCTTAATTTCACAGTTGTTACTGTTTTGATGAGATTAacgagaataaaaataaatgcaatctattctaatgtacaactaattagaataaaataaattgaaaaatttttttaaaaaagtaacaggGATATAGTTTTGACCAAAAGATTGTAAAAAATTATTGTACAATGACCAAAGTTTGGGAAAATCTATTTAGTATaccatgatttctttaaaatttgctaTATACTTGTCACCTTGATTGAACTGGATATCCCCAATTACTCCTAAGAAAAAACCTTAAGGGGTTGGGGCCAtagagctcagttgtagagcacgtgcctagcatgcacaggccctgggtttgatctccatcactgcaaaaaaaaataaattaattaatttttaaaaacacttaataGACTTGTTTTTGGATATGTTACTATGGATTTGTGAGCTCATCTCCATAGGTTAATTTCTTCCAGTTTCACTTTCAGAGGGTAATCTCTTCCAAGTTCTGTAGGAACTGACTATAGAATTAACAGGTCTATGAAGCATATtaaaactaaatatgaaaaaaaagtagttttttgaagttttataattCCATGCCTGCCTACCTAAAGTCAAAGAATATAGCTCTCAATTCTTAAATAGACCAATAATGATTTTTATGACATAGGAAATTCTATCTAACAGCTAATACTCAATagtctggttttttgtttggttttgcttttggaCAAAAATATGTGGTAACCAGTTATGGTAATTCCTTTTTGGGACAATCTGCAATAATGACCTTTAATGCATGAGTAGCCTATTAAAGAGACTCAAATTAAGTTTGGGGtacaattttacttttcatttaggACCAAAATAGGAGATGTGAAGAAATTAAACACCAATTAAAAGTACCACAATGGGCTAAATTTTTGCTAGAGTACAAATCATTTTAATGGTTATATCTGTATAACCACGTAGGGTTTCTGACATTCAGTTCAGTTGCTGAGGACCCaaagggtttttaatttttacaatgcAGCACCATTACCAAATTAGCAGAAAATGTTGAGTTTATCAGTCTTTTTCCCTGACTCAGATCAATAAACCTACCCTTTTGAACCTTAAGacttcccaaaaaaaaaaaaaaaaacctacaggaGTCACAGTACTTTTCTAGCCCAGTAATAAATCTTTCAACAATGTCCCAAAGTATCTACTTTGTGAATCTCTTATAAGCCTACAACTGTCTTTATGCAACTTTTTTCAGTaacatgtagaaaaatattttatactttaatatattttctcttcagagGACCATGCATGAAAAGgctttttaatctatttttataattatcattCTTATTTGTGACTATAAGCTTGGTACAGCTACTTCTGTTTCCTTATAAATTGCCCTCATATTAGCATGCAATTTATCTCTTTTCGATAATTGGTACTTTGCTTTCCTCTGTGTGGACAGGCAACATTCATcagttataatgcaccaattttctAAGTGAAGATACTTCAATCCAGATGAGATTTAGTCTCAATGGTTGAAAAAACAGTCAAAAGActtttttgggggaaaatattGCCACATGTaatggaaaaattccagaaattaacTCTTCAACATCATATTTTGGCAAGTGATTTCtcctgaattaaaaatattaacttcttAATAACTTCTAGGTTCTTTAAACAATATTCAAGTTAATTCCATGTAAAAGTTGCATAAGAACTGAGTAGAGTATACATAAGAAAAAATTAGTGTTATAACTAAACCACATAATCTGGACTTTGGGTGAAAACATCTCCTTTGCTTAAATGGTGATTTCTCTTTAATACAAACTCCTTTGTTATACTCAATGTATAAGAAGTCCTCATTTCAAGAGTCcattttaaaagcagaataccTTACTAAATCCAAGCAATGCCCTGACACCAACTATTATTTAGTGGCAGTCTTTGCCCTTGAACAAACTACATTCTGGTAAACTCATCTGCAGTTTCTACCTCTACAGATtttggtctgaatttttttttccccctgatggCAGCTGTCCTGTGTAGATGTTTGGCAGCATCGCTAGCCTTAACCTACTATGCCAGTAGAAACCACGCCCTCATTGTAACAACCGAAAATGTCTGCAGATACAGTCACATGTTTTCTGGGGGGCGGGGGTTGGGGGGCATGGGGTCGAAAACCTGCTTCTAGTTGAGAACCAACACTTTAGACAGTGATTCTAGCCCAGTTCAGACCATCAGCTGGGTCTAGATAACGTCTATGGATATTTACAGTTATACAGCCACATGAATTACATACATATCTTTTGAATTTAAAGTCACTAGGTTTCTTCTTCaggtaaagaattaaaaacttataGGGTAAACTCTGATATCCCTTAGGTCCTATCATCATAAgtttagtaccaaaaaaagacctcatatcttaaaaagaaaaagaaaaacacacaaatgcaGATGTTCAAGGCTCAtaaatttcatggaatacatttaagaagaaagtagaatttaattatcttttcacTTCTCTTATAATCCTAGGCACATTataaatattgacaaataaaaatggtgCATAGATATCATTTTACATATATGATATGTAGATGActacatatatttgaaattatgttATGTTTTCCTTTGGCTTACCTGAAGAAACCCAGGAGGACGGTTTAGAACTGTATCAAGAGAATTATCCAAGAATCTCACAATTCGAAGGTACCCAGGATATGAAGGTGCACTAACCTCCCCTGCAggatttacaaaaaaaatctgtactccaTTTGGTATCAAAATCAACTCATCTGCATCTAGCCCTAAGGTCTCAAGAGGAGGTGGTTGAGAATGATTCCTATAGAAGTCTTCTCCCACAGATGAAAACTCCCCAGAATCTGTTCCGTAAGACACAGTGTAGTGACCCTCTGCAGCCTGAGGAGTATAAGCAGGAGGAGCTTCTGATGGACAGCTTGGAGATGGTAAGGACAGAGAAGGTGCAGCAGCCAACCCTGCACTTGGGGCTGAAGCGTTTCCATCTACTTCAGCATGCTGAGGAGGTAAATTAAAGGACTGAGGCTCTGGTGACTTTTCACAGATGTCTTTAGGCGGAAATTCTGGATATAACTTGGGCACCTCCTGAAGGTCATTCCGTAGAGAAGTAGCAAGGCCCTTCTCTAGAATTTCTAACCTGGTGCGTACATTCTGTagtgtttctttcattttctgttgcatCTGTCTAGCAGATTCCCACCCAGGGCCTGTGTGTTCAGGCTCTGTTGATACAATGCTGATTCCCCTGAGTAGTTGTCCTATTCCTTGCTTATAGTAgttctttgcttcttccttctgaCCTAATTCATCTGTATTCAGTCCTTTATTAACGAATAAAAAGGCTTTCTTATATGCTTCCTTGATGATCTTAATTTCAGCAGGTTCTCCATCTTGTGCTTCTTGTTCcataactgtaaaataaaaaacatatgtaATTATCTTGCTTAGCTGTTTACTTCTCTAGTAATCTATCTCACCTACCTAAATATATTTCAAGAGGATAGTTTTGTCTCTATCTAGTTCACTACTGCATCTCAACCTTACTCTTAGTTTTGACACAGAGAAAGCACTCAATATgtagctgatgaatggataaaggctCTTGGGCCTAAATAGCTTGttcattaaaaaacagaatagaatacatctattaaataattttttgttactgtttcttaaaataaatgaaatagttctCTACCATATGTCAAAATATAGGGATGGAACAAAAGAATCTCATTCTGAAATTCATTATTAATATAAATCCAGATTATATTTAGCTAATAAAAAATGAGTCATGTGAAAAGGAGTTTGACACACTATTtctcaggaaaataaaactaaaatccaCAGTGATTAATAGatggcaaaaattttaaaacagaaaaaaacaaatgaaactctcatactttgctggtggaagctgaaaaatggtacagccactatggaaaactgGTGATTTTTATTAAAGCTGAAAATTCACCCACTCTATGACCCAGTAATTTCATTTGCAGGTGAGTAACCAAGAGAAATGGATATATTCTCTTGGTTACACacctgcatatatatatatatatatatgaacatatgcaCACCAAAAAGATGTATAGCAGTTCTCCCTAATCTGCAGATTCtttttccatggtttcagttatAAATGGTTAACCAGTCTGataacattaaatggaaaattccagacataattcataagttttaaattgtgcactGTTCTGAGTAGTTATGAAATCCCACTCCAACCCACCAAGTATATCCATGCTATTTGCCCATCATTTAGtagccatcttggttatcagatcaactgcCTCAGTACTACAGTGCTTGTACTCAAGTAACCCTTAtcttacttaataatggcccaaAGCACAAAAGCAGGGGTGCTGGTAATTT includes the following:
- the Spart gene encoding spartin, with amino-acid sequence MEQEAQDGEPAEIKIIKEAYKKAFLFVNKGLNTDELGQKEEAKNYYKQGIGQLLRGISIVSTEPEHTGPGWESARQMQQKMKETLQNVRTRLEILEKGLATSLRNDLQEVPKLYPEFPPKDICEKSPEPQSFNLPPQHAEVDGNASAPSAGLAAAPSLSLPSPSCPSEAPPAYTPQAAEGHYTVSYGTDSGEFSSVGEDFYRNHSQPPPLETLGLDADELILIPNGVQIFFVNPAGEVSAPSYPGYLRIVRFLDNSLDTVLNRPPGFLQVCDWLYPLVPDRSPVLKCTVGAYMFPDTMLQAAGCFVGVVLSSELPEDDRELFEDLLRQMSDLRLQANWNRAEGENEFQIPGRARRPSDQLKEEASGISLDQGNKDVRHRGKRGKKTKDTSSEEINLSHIVPCEPVSEEKAKELPEWSEKVAQNILSGASWVSWGLVKGAEFTGKAIQKGASKLRERIQPEEKPVEVSPAVTRGLYIAKQATGGAAKVSQFLVDGVCTVANCVGRELAPHVKKHGSKLVPESLKRDKDGKSTLDGAMVVAASSVQGFSTVWQGLECAARCIVNNVSAETVQTVRYKYGHNAGEATHHAMDSAINVGVTAYNIDNIGIKAVVKKTAKQTGQRLLEDYQIVDASQRESQEGVTNANMRKEKDEQTEEVEKKEAKKKDK